Below is a window of Lacrimispora xylanolytica DNA.
AAAGGTGCCGTCCTCTTCATCGGCTACGATTTCTTTTTTCTCCCCGCTTTTTAAGTTCTCAACTGTCATGCTTTGAACCATACCGTCGCCGCCTATCTCTTTTACCACGGTATCCCACATAAATTCTATCTTCTTATTTTTGAATGCCTTTTCCTGTATGGATTTTGCAGCTCTTAATTCGTCTCTTCTATGGATAATGGTGACTTTACGTCCAAACTTGGTGAGATAGATTGCTTCTTCCACTGCGGTATCTCCCCCGCCCACCACATAAATTTCAAAATCTTCAAAGAAATTTCCATCACAGGTGGCGCAGTAGGATACACCTTTTCCTATGTAATCTTTTTCACCCTCACAGCCGATGGGTCTTGGAAATGCTCCGGTTGCTATAATGACTGTCTTGGCGTAATAATCACTTTTTTTGCCGTGCAGTACTTTTACATCCTTTGTAAAATCTACAGATTCCACACAGTCTGCAGCTCTCTCAATTCCAAATGTCTCTACCTGCTTTGACATTCTCTTTACCAGGGAGCTTCCTGATTCCTCTGGAAGACATCCTGGGTAATTTTCGATCTCAGATGTGATGACAATCTGTCCTCCATCCTTTTCTTTTTCAATGAGCAAAGCATTCAGCCTTGCTCTGCCTGCATAAAGACCGGCTGAAAGTCCGGCTGGTCCCCCACCAATGATTACAACATCATAAATTTTCACTTGATACCCCCATTTGTTTGAATTTGTATTTTAGACGATGATTCGATCTTCTCCCTGGCGTTTGGTATACTTTTCCTGGTCAAACCGTTCCAATAGTATTAACGCAAACTTTCGGCTGGTTCCAACCATATCCCTAAAATCCGAAAGCTTTATAATACCCTTCTCATCGAATAGATCCTTGGCTTTCCCTCTTACTCCCTCATATTGACCTCGGTCCAGTATGTATTGACCTGGGAACAGGAGTAATTCTTCCTTTAACATAAATTCAAGCACTTGCTGCCTATCTTTATTATTCTCCGTAAGCTCTGAGATGGTCATAAGCGAGTAACCGCTTAAGTGTATCCTGCCTAACAAATCTTCCTTTATTTTTTGCTGATTTTGTGTCAGCTCAGGCTTAAAATAGAACAAGGATACGAGATTTTGCTCCAGCTTTAACCGTTTTACTTCCGTCAGGTACTGCAGTAGAATCTCTCCCTGTTTTTTGTTTGGTAAATGAAACTTATCAAGGAGCTCTGCCTTTGGCATCCCGCTTCTAAGTGGATTGCTTTCATGATAGTCCATCAATATGGACTCGGCCCCGGATTGGAACCGAATCAGGAATTCTTTATGTAAATACTGCTTTCCAATCTGTATGACAGTTCCTTCTTCTATCAGATGACTAAGCTCTTTTTCCACCGTTTCTCCATTGATAAATGAAGCGATTTCTTCCAGAACCGAAAAAGGATGTCCTTTTAGGTATTCTTCCATAATTTCATCTACAGAAGAGGAATCCTTTAAACTGACAGACCTTATTAATTCTTCTGTAAATTTCTTATATCGCTGAGGCTTGGGATCAATGATCATGCCGCCTCCTATGGTGGTTACCGGGGTTATGGTTCGTAAGACGAACCGGTCTCCTTTTAATACAACAATATCGTGATCCAAAATGATCTGGGCATAGCCCTCATCTTTTGATTTCACTGTTTTGTGTGTAATCGGAACGATTTTAGCAAGTACTTCCGATGAGCCTACATAAAGCTTCAAACGGGAAAATCTCTTTAGTTCGAACTTGGTATCCTGGACGATGCGAAACTTTACATCGATGATATTTGTTACATATACACTGTCTTTTGCAGCCACCGTGTTTCCTCGTTTTAATTCTTCTAAGGAAACCCCGGATAAGTTAATGGCTGTTCTCTGACCCGCATACGCTTCTTCCACACTGTGGTCATGAACCTGAAGGTTTCGCACTTTTGCAGAAAATCCCTGGGGATAAACAGTGAGCTCATCATTCACCTTAATGACTCCCTCCATAAGAGTTCCTGTTACCACCGTCCCGTACCCCTTTATGGAAAAAACTCTGTCTACATTCATGCGAGGTTTTTTCGTAAAGCTTCGTTCCTGTATATCAGAAGTCAAACGCTCCAGTTCCCCAATGAGGGTATGAAATCCCTTACGACTGATAGAATCAACCTCAACAATCCTGGTACCAGTAAGAAACGTTCCTTTTATAAAGTCTCTGATGTCTTCTATTACCAATTCCTTAAATTCTTCATCCACCATATCGACTTTGGTAAGCACAATCAAATATTTCTGAATTCCCAAGTATCCAAGAATTTCTATGTGCTCCCTTGTCTGTGGCATAATACCTTCTGTTGCCGCTATGACAATCAGTGCGAGATCAATTCCGGTTGCTCCTGCCAGCATATTTTTAATAAATTTCTCATGGCCCGGAACATCCACAATTCCAAGATTCCGTCCATTAGGCAGCCGAAAGCTGGCAAAGCCAAGATTGATTGAAATTCCTCGTTTCTTCTCTTCTGCCAGCGTATCCGTATCACAGCCGGTAAGTGCTTTTACCAAGGCTGTCTTTCCGTGGTCAATATGACCTGCTGTCCCCACAATAATGCTATCCATGGAATCCCCCGTAAATCTATATGTAAATGTGAATTATTTTTGGCGGAAACATATGGGAATCGAACCCACCCACGGCAGTTAATACCGCAACACGGTTTTGAAGACCGGTAGGCACACCAGTTACCTCTCTGTTTCCATTCTTAGTTTGAATTGTAGATTGTCTACAATTCATATGGTAATTATATCATTCTAAAAATCATTATCAACAAAGTAATGGCTATATATTTATGCAACTTTATTGATTTTTTTTATAATTGGAATGTTACCATTGGCATATTTGTATATCCCCCTGATATTTTTTTATACACGCCCCGGGGGGTGATTCCGCCCTGATCCAACACTTGAAAGGCGAATCCACTATCTGACTCCTGTATTCGCAGACAAAGCCCGCATCCAGCCGTAATTGCTTCTGGCATAGGCATAACCTTAACAGGTATCTTTGCATCAAGTAACATCTGCTCAGCCATGATTGAATGATGAGTATTATAAAAAGTAAACAATATTTCTTCCATAAGACATTCTCCCACACGTGAATGATTAAAACGACTTTAGATGTTAATGACAGAACCTGCTGATGCCATCTGTTCCGTAATCGCCATCATGTTCACGATTTGTCCGACCCCCAGGGTCGATTTCACAGAATAGTAATCTGCACACGTTCCGCAGATTTTAATCTGGGTTCCAGCCTTCTCAAGCTCTAAAAGATCATCTAATGTATTGGCCCCCTCCACCGTAAGAAGAACGCCTGAATTAAAAAACAATACTGCCTTTGGCGGAGTCTCTAGCTGGGTGAGTGAGAACAGAAATCCTTTTATCAGAATTTTGCCAAGCTCCTCACTTCCCTGTCCCATGTAATTTTTACTAACAACAACCACTAACCCGCTATCCTTTTTCCGAATAGGAATCCCCTCTTTAACAGACTGGATCATGAGCTGCTCCTGTGCCTTGGCCGGAACCTTTATGGTAACCCGATAGCTTCCAGAATGAAGCATTTCTTCCTCGGCTGTATAGCCGTTTCCTTCTGCCATATTTTTCAAATTATCACATGCAGGCTGATTGTCTACAAGAACCTGTATTTCTCCACCCTCCAGCGCAAGTTCTGCGGCTGCTTTTTTGGCTAATACCACTGGTACCGGGCAGGCTTTTCCCATCGCATCGATTATTTTCATATCGGTTAACTCCTTTTGGATTAAGTTAAGTCGCGTAACGCTTTTATAGCAAATTCCACTTCTTCTAAGGTATTCATATGGAAGAAGGAAAAGCGGACCGCTCCCTTATCCTTCGTTCCCAGGGCCTCATGCATAAGCGGAGCACAATGTGCTCCGGCACGTACGCTGATATCATATCTTTCATTCAACTCATATGCCAGCTCGCTGCTGCCAATATCAGCTGCATTAATCGATACCACTGGAGTCCGTGAAACAGAATTAAAATCACCGTAAACGGTAATGGAGTGCATCTTCTTTAATTCCGTCACAAAATAATCTGCAAGCTCCAAAGCCTGGTTCAAAAACAGTTCTCTTTTATCACTTACATAACGAACGCCTGCCAAAAGGCCTGCAATGCCATGGCAGTTTTGGGTCCCTGCCTCCAAACGCTCCGGCATCTCTTCCGGCCCTGTTTTTGAATAGGTATTACTTCCACTTCCTCCCGTATAAAGGGGTGATATGGAAAATTCCGGCTTTACGCATATACAGCCGGTTCCCTGAGGACCATACAGAGATTTATGTCCGCTGAAACAAAGTGCAGTTATGTTCATGGCTTTCATATCAATTGGCAAA
It encodes the following:
- the trxB gene encoding thioredoxin-disulfide reductase translates to MKIYDVVIIGGGPAGLSAGLYAGRARLNALLIEKEKDGGQIVITSEIENYPGCLPEESGSSLVKRMSKQVETFGIERAADCVESVDFTKDVKVLHGKKSDYYAKTVIIATGAFPRPIGCEGEKDYIGKGVSYCATCDGNFFEDFEIYVVGGGDTAVEEAIYLTKFGRKVTIIHRRDELRAAKSIQEKAFKNKKIEFMWDTVVKEIGGDGMVQSMTVENLKSGEKKEIVADEEDGTFGVFGFIGYLPQSKCFEGILDLEYGYIKTNENMETNIPGVYAVGDIRVKELRQVVTACADGAIAAVMAEKYVSE
- the selB gene encoding selenocysteine-specific translation elongation factor; the protein is MDSIIVGTAGHIDHGKTALVKALTGCDTDTLAEEKKRGISINLGFASFRLPNGRNLGIVDVPGHEKFIKNMLAGATGIDLALIVIAATEGIMPQTREHIEILGYLGIQKYLIVLTKVDMVDEEFKELVIEDIRDFIKGTFLTGTRIVEVDSISRKGFHTLIGELERLTSDIQERSFTKKPRMNVDRVFSIKGYGTVVTGTLMEGVIKVNDELTVYPQGFSAKVRNLQVHDHSVEEAYAGQRTAINLSGVSLEELKRGNTVAAKDSVYVTNIIDVKFRIVQDTKFELKRFSRLKLYVGSSEVLAKIVPITHKTVKSKDEGYAQIILDHDIVVLKGDRFVLRTITPVTTIGGGMIIDPKPQRYKKFTEELIRSVSLKDSSSVDEIMEEYLKGHPFSVLEEIASFINGETVEKELSHLIEEGTVIQIGKQYLHKEFLIRFQSGAESILMDYHESNPLRSGMPKAELLDKFHLPNKKQGEILLQYLTEVKRLKLEQNLVSLFYFKPELTQNQQKIKEDLLGRIHLSGYSLMTISELTENNKDRQQVLEFMLKEELLLFPGQYILDRGQYEGVRGKAKDLFDEKGIIKLSDFRDMVGTSRKFALILLERFDQEKYTKRQGEDRIIV
- a CDS encoding DUF3343 domain-containing protein is translated as MEEILFTFYNTHHSIMAEQMLLDAKIPVKVMPMPEAITAGCGLCLRIQESDSGFAFQVLDQGGITPRGVYKKISGGYTNMPMVTFQL
- the yedF gene encoding sulfurtransferase-like selenium metabolism protein YedF: MKIIDAMGKACPVPVVLAKKAAAELALEGGEIQVLVDNQPACDNLKNMAEGNGYTAEEEMLHSGSYRVTIKVPAKAQEQLMIQSVKEGIPIRKKDSGLVVVVSKNYMGQGSEELGKILIKGFLFSLTQLETPPKAVLFFNSGVLLTVEGANTLDDLLELEKAGTQIKICGTCADYYSVKSTLGVGQIVNMMAITEQMASAGSVINI
- a CDS encoding aminotransferase class V-fold PLP-dependent enzyme encodes the protein MYFDSAATSMPKPQCVIDAVTTAMLSYGNSSRGVNKSSMEGLRCITSARQEIARFVGGENEIHVAFCQNATMALNQTIGSIQRHIVTTAAEHNSVLRPIYRRGDFTIVPVDEKGRLDLMELEGAIRPDTDAIVMTHASNVTGNGYDISAVGELCKRKGIFFIVDASQSVGLLPIDMKAMNITALCFSGHKSLYGPQGTGCICVKPEFSISPLYTGGSGSNTYSKTGPEEMPERLEAGTQNCHGIAGLLAGVRYVSDKRELFLNQALELADYFVTELKKMHSITVYGDFNSVSRTPVVSINAADIGSSELAYELNERYDISVRAGAHCAPLMHEALGTKDKGAVRFSFFHMNTLEEVEFAIKALRDLT